TGCACTGGGCTGACAGGCTGCGAATTGGAGCGTAAAAGGTGAGCCACACGTCCCGGTATTCAGTAGTCCCCACCGCCGGGAGACAGCCTGCCTCACCTCTCTGGAAGGGCCTGTGCAGTTTCAGCCTGTGTGAACCAGGCCTTTGTGTCCTCAAAGCCACCATCCTTCAGCACCAGGCCCTGTAGGTGATCCCAATCATAGAGATCCCTAGGGAGAGGCCGGGGTCAGGGCATTTACTGCCCCGGGGAGACCGGGCTCTGGGCATGGATTTCCAGCTTCAGCCCCTTGCAGAAGCATCTCAGGAACTGACAGTGCCCCAGCAGGCCATGCTTTTTGGAGACTGAGGCTTTGGGAAGCAGCCTTTTGAAGGAAGCCAGTGCAGAGGGTGAAGTTGCTTTATTCAGACCCTTAACTTTTTTGCTCCTAGAAACTAATGATGTGGTGAGGAGACCCCTGAGCAGGTGTGTAAAGAAGGCCTTCTGTCCAGGGTCAGGCTGGGACCTGGGGCGAGAAGTGCTCTGCATGACCTCGCCTCTAGGACCTGGGTTGCTGGTCAGCTCCAGTGCTCACGCTCTGGAACATTCAATACTTAGTGGTCTTATTTTCCAAATGGAGAACAGGGCTCCTTGCTTCAGGGCTTTGTTTCCTGCCTTTAAGCCACTTCTCCCCTGTTATGCAAGGGAGCTGGCTTGTGCCACCTTCCAGGGAGGAAGGTCCCAAGCAGCTGCAGACCCTGGAGCACAGACAAGGAGGGAAGGAATCAGCACTCTGGGTGCCGGGAGGACCCAACAGGAGGAGATCCGTTTCCCCCAAGAGAGGCTGTGAAGGGGCTGCgcctgggggcagggaaggaactTGGATTTAGGAAAGGAATTCACCAATTATGTCACTATCAACAATGCTCTGATGCAGGGCACCTACCGTAGACCAGGCATCGAGCTTCACCTCTGAGAGGCTGAACTTGAACTTGTATGGGGACTGGCTGAGAACCCAACCCCTTTCCACTCTCCCGTTGCCTTTCCTTCAGCTTTCTCTTCTCCTGGGTCAAGAATCATagcccctttcttccttctttatcccAAGTCAGCTGGGAGAAGGTCTGGCCTCAGCGGCTAAGTACAGTTTGGTCCCTCAGGTTTCCTCCTCAGGACTGAGGAGCTTCCTGGGATCTGGGGCTTTCCATGCAAACTGCAAAGTCCAGGAAGGTTGGCCACCTCAAGGCTCTCCTGTATGGGGGAGACGGATGCAATTATAGCCACGTAGGTGAGTGCTAAGCTCTAGGGGACCCCAGAGGAAGTGTGTCTAGACCGAGTCTTGTAAGGACATAAGCcttgaaagcaaagaaaacaggggtgcctgggtggctcagttggttaagcatccgactcttagttttggctcaggtcatgatttcaaggtttgtgagttcacgccctgcattgggctctgtgctgacagtgtggagcctgcttgggattctctacctgcccctccctctctgcacctcccctgctctctctctctctttctctctctctcaaaaataaataaaaacttaaaaaaataaaaaaaaaataaagcaaagaaaacatgACAAACCAATGTGGCAGTAGGGGTAAACAGGACAGCAGATGTGATGATGCTGATCCCCAGGCCAGCCTGTGTTTCCGTCCCCTGAGCCGCACCCACCCTGCGTGGAGCCTCTGGGGGCTGCCCAGGTTTCTGTGTGCTCTGTCCTGGAATCTCTAAATGAAAGCCACTCTGATTCAGAGAAGACCCTTGCTGGGGGTGAAGGGCCGTGAACTGGGCAGAACTGCCCCAGCATAGAGGAGCCTGGGGCCCTAAGGGAAAACTGCTCTTTAATGGGGGCTGGGAGAAGGTAGGGGAGTGGGGGTCCTGGAAGGTTCCCAGCAAACTGAATTTGGAGCCCTTGCCCACCCTGCAGACAAGGCTGTAAGGAATGGAAACCCACCCCTGATGATGTGGGAAGTAGGTGACACGTAAGGAAAAGAAGTCATCTCTCAGGTGTTTCCAAGGACCTGTAACCATTTGTCTGCATTCATACATCATTTGTTTGGAGTCCACATGTCCCCATACAGACTACCTTGGCCACATGAAGGACTTTCTCAACTCCAGGCCAAAGAGTCCTGTCTGATAAGTTCCAGGCCCGTTATTCTTGGGTGGGTGGCCACCAAGCTCCCAGCTTCTGAGTGGGAGACCCAGGAGTTCACCAGGAATATCTTGAGTCTGgacacacaaaagaagaaagcaaaggtcTAACCTGGTCCTCAGAAAGGCTGTGGCTGGGTTCTCCCTGAGGTGACACGTGAGGCAAAAGGTAATGTTTCTCAAAGTACATCTGGGCCCATGTGTACCACAGTCTTCTGGGGAGGCTCATTAAAAACTCAGTGcccaccttttgggatgagttgggtgttatatggaaaccaatttgacaataaatttcatatttaaaaaaaaacttaaattaattaaaaaaaaattcagtgcccaggtggctcctgggtggctcagtcagttaagtatctgacttctgctcaggtcatgatctcatggttcatgagtttgagccccatgtcaggctctgtgctgacagctcagagcctggagcctgcttccaattctgtctctctctctctctgccctcgcccacttgtgctcggtctctctttcaaaaataaacaaacataaaaaaaaaaaaaattcagcaccCAGGCCATGTTCTAGAAATACAGAATCATGAACCCTGGTGGTGGGACCCAGAATCAGCATTTTGAACAGTCACCTTAGGAGATTCTTGGGCTTAGTGTAAAAATTCTCTCTTGGGAGTAGTTGCTATTTATTTTACATCAAAGAAATTAATCTCTAATGTAAGATTTCCAGGATGAATCTAAcacagggtttctcagccttggcacaTTTGACCTTTTAGACCAGATCATTCTTTTTCCAGGGAGCAAGGGCTTTCccgtgcactgtaggatgtttaacaTCTCTGGACGCTAGATACCGGTAGAATCCtacagttgtgacaaccaaaactataaaaatatcttCCGACATTGCCAATGTCCCTTAAAGGgaaaagtccccccccccccaaaacggATGACATCCTTAGGAGATCGGACCTGGGTCCAGCATGTTGTATGCTTCCCCGTGCTTGGGACGCCCTCCAGGCCAGGCTCTGGCTACAAGGCCCTCCGCCCTCCTCACCACCTTCCAGCTGCAGATGGGGCTGAGGCCCCATGGTCCCACGTGAGACTCACACGGTCACTCTCTCCTGGTCGTGGTGCAAAGCCAGACCTTTAACGTCTCCCTTTACCGTTCCTACCGCTCCTGCCAGTCTTCCCCGTTCGTGCCATTCCCCCTGCCTCACAGGCAGGGGACACAGATGGCAGGACCGTGAAAGGACGGCACAGGCTGCCCCTTCCAGTGGTGCAGGTGAGGCGTCAAGGAGAGGGCGTGTGGGGAAGAAGGCTGCTCTTGTGAAAACAcgaagtttatttttgtgcttatTCTAAAGCACACGTGGTCATGCTAGGAGACATGGCAAGCACAGGAAAATATACAGATAGAGAAGAAATAAGTCACCCGTGATTCCACTGCCCAGGCAGCCAACAGGGACGCCGAGAGGGCGCCCCCTTCGGCCGTTCTTCCCACCCTGGCTGGTGTGCAGGCAGGATGGCACGTGGACAGAACACTTGACCGGGAACAATAACAAGCATCCGGCGTTCCGGGTTCAACGTCGGCTTTATTCAGGTCCGGGGACCAGAGGCTCAGGCAGCCTATTTTGCAGGAGATTTGGCACCTGAAGGGCTCTccgtgccccgcccccaccccgccccatcaAGAAGGCGCTCCCGCAGATGGAGCGTCAAAACTCGTCTTTTATGTCAAAATGGGGCTGGTCTTCGGGCTTGAAGTCCAGGTTGGGGCTACCGTCCTCGTTGAGTATCCTCCGGGCCGTGTAGCCGACGATGGGGTATTTGGCTTTGTACACCGTGGTGAAGACGTCGTCCAGGGACTTCAGCTCCTCGGCAGTGAGGCCGGTCTTGGGGGAAAAGGCCCAAAGCCACAGgaaaggcaggggtgaggggagggggaggaggcgaGATGAGTGAGTTGTGCCTCAAACTGGACTCTCACCACCCAGCCCTactcctcccacacacaccctTGATGCCAGAGGAAAAGTATCTCAACTCGCCAACTGACTTTTTAAGACACAATCCTGTGCAGGCGGGAGTGGTGTGGGAGTCATGGCTTCATGTCCTGCCATTTGACTAACGTGGGAATTAAAGACGCCAGTGAGGGGCACCtcgttggctcagttggttaagcgtccgactcttggtttcggctcaggtcaccatctcacgctttgtgaatttgagccctgcgttgggctctgtgctgacagcgtggagcctgcgtgggattctcgctctctctcccctccccccacccctctctgccccttccaccccccccacccccccaccccctagctggtgctgtctctctctcaaaaataaacaaagtacaaaaaaataaaaaaagaaaaaaaacctccagCGAACACCCAGCCTCAGGCAGGATGCTCTGTATCCACCTCCTTTCCACTGTTCTCTACACACTCTTCCCATTATAGATTCATacaccctcccccctccttgATTCCTGAGTgtaatcaatcttttttttttttttttaaatttttttttttcaacgttttatttattttttttgggacagagagagacagagcatgaacgggcgaggggcagagagagagggagacacagaatcggaaacaggctccaggctctgagccatcagcccagagcccgacgcggggctcgaactcacagaccgcgagatcgtgacctggctgaagtcggacgcttaaccgactgcgccacccaggcgccccagtgagtGTAATCAATCTTGAACGTTTGACTTTAATGAGTTTGACTCATCTGAGCACAACTGGGGTGAATGCCAGTCCCTCCGGTGGGATTACTGAGACCCTGAAATGGCTTTTGCCGATGCTATTTTCTCCTCCACAGAAATACGAACACAGGGGACACTCTGCTTCTCACCCTGTTCATGCCCTGAGCGGCCTGGCGAGTGGGTGTCAGAGACCACAGCAAATCTGGAAGAGACTGGGGGTGGCGGGTGCAGACCGCAACGGGGAGGGGGCTGCCAAGGCACTGTGAAGATCACAGAGTCGATCACAAGTTCACAAGAGTCCGGACTTGACTCTGTAGGCAATAGGGAGTCCTGGAAGGTTTCTGAGTAGGAGTGGCATAGGAAGATACTTACTTCAAGGGAACAGTTGGCTACACGGAGAGTGGACTGAAATATCAACGGGCTAAGTAGGAAGCTTGGCTATTTCCCAAGGGTAAAAAAGGCCATGGCCAAAGGGATGGGACATTTTGACAAAGGCTCATAACCTGGCTCACAGTGTCATGGGTGAGGTCTGCAGGATCGAGGGACATCTTGGCCACCCCTCTGGTGGAGTCCTTCCCGGTCAAAGCATTGTAGGGGGCTCCTCGTCCATAAAACTCTGTAGtggggaaaaggggagaggaTGTGATTGTGGACGTGCACGCAAAACAGCCAGGAGACTGTACGGGGCTTCTGAGACCCAATCCAACGCTAAACCTGGCTCCAGGCCGAAGGAGAGGGGAAGCAGTGAAGACGAGAAGCCCCCCTGCCGTCAGTTTGGATTCCACTGATTCAGAATATGGAATAAGTCACACACGCCGGGCTGAggggtggttttttaaaaaatacggAATGGAAATAatcccttaaaaatatttaaaatgcaaacaagaAAAATGTCCAGCCTTCTTAAATGTCGGTGGAAGCCAAGTCTGCTTCCGTTCAACAGCTTTTGTTTGGTAAACAATGAGCCACAACAAAACTACCTCCCTGATACCATCTGTAGTTAACCACTAGAGAAACCATGAAATGGCATTAAAATGTTGGATCGTGTTCTATGATCCCAATGCCTTGCAAAGCAACACTTTGCCTATTGCTGCTTCAACCACGGTAAGTTGCCAAGTTTGAATTTGATTGCACAGGCAGCAGGGAGCCACAGAAGGTCTTTGAGCAGGAGTGTGACATTATTAGAAAAACACTGTGGCAATACAACACTGGCAAAGACTGTTAATTCAGTCTGAGGGAAAGGGACCTGGccagctttccttccctttttttgcATACCCAGCGCCCACTCTGGCTGCCAAGCTCCCCAGAAGTAAGGATTCATAAAGCCGAGCCACTTACCCTTTCCAGAAGTGACATCAAACACCACTCCTTTCACTGCCATGTAGATGGGCTGATCTTCCtagaaagcaggagagaagcTGTGAGGAGGAGCCCGAGAGCCCAGCTCCTCCAGCCCAAGTGAGTGACATCACTCCGGGCTGTGCAGACAGCAGTGGGTGGAGGTACAAAGCAGCCTCTCCTGAGCCGGTCCTCGGTCCTCGGTGAGTTCGTCGCCATCAGGAGCTTGCCCGCCCCTGCCTGATGTCACATCCCCTCACAGACTTTGGGAAGGTGACACAAAGTATCAAGACAAGCCTATGGCAACACTTTTCTGTAAACAAACACAAGCAAACCAGGGACTGAAGCAGCTCTGAACGGATAAAAATCCAAAGGATGTTAAATGATGAATTATTTACATCAGCCCAAATTTCCTTTCATCTTTGGCAATGGAATCAGTCCGAATGATCCATTTTACATTTTGCCTCTCACAGGTAATGCGGTTTCGTACAAACGTTCCCATGTATTGAAATCCCCCAAACGGCTGTCACTCTAACAGCTCTATCTTATGGTAGTGCTACTGCATTCCTGTTTGTTCAGCTGTTCTGTTTTGggtatttgggttctttccaatTCCTTAAAACTATAAATGGCGGGATTATGAGTATCTTTCTACAAGCTACTTTATAATTTGATGAGTTATTTCCTTGAGGCGTGCAATACATGGTCCAGGAATAATCCTGGACCAAAGCATACGAACAGTGtaatcagttttattaaaaatgtaaccaGCATGTCCTTCAAAAAGCCCACTGACAGTGCTAGAAATATATAAGCAATGCTGTCTCCCGGACAGTACTAACAATGAgtcttatactttattttttgctatATTCGTGGGTACAAAATGTTACCCCTCCGCCCCCGACCAAAGAGAATAATTCAAAAACAGATGGCATGAATTTTCTAACTTCCATCAAGGTGGACTCGGGCTGGGGCAGTTGACATAGCTCTTGGACATGCAGGGCCGGGTCTTAGCCCTATTGTGGGTACAGGGACACCAACCAGTCGGCCCACAGGCTGGGGTGAAGGGATGCGTTGCAGCTGGGTATATGCGAATCTCTGGATCTCCCCAAGAACACACTGCTTGGTCTTCTGTAGGATTGGGTCTTAAGGTTCTTGCCCTTGTTGAGCTTAAGGTCAAGTGTTTTCATGACTACATtcaacagagagaggaggagagaagttaagcaacttggcCAAGCAAATATATCTCACTGTCACATAACTTCACGGGCCTCCGTTTCTCTAACTGTTATATACAGGTAACACCCACTGACCTTGCAGGAATGCTGTACGTGAGCACATGGTAGGTCCAGCATAGGAGCTCAGTAAACGGTTGGTTATTAGAGTCCCTATTAGCTCCCACAGATGCTCCCTAGAACTTCTGTTGACTTAGTGGATATTTGTTCCACCTCAACTAATAagaattattttgtatgtttttaaaattttatctttaagtaatcccTACCCTCAATGtggggcctcgaactcacagccccgagaccaagagtagcacgctctaccagctgagccagccaggtgccctggtaagGGTTATTTTAAATGCCATGGCGTAACCATCCAGCAGCCTGCATTCTTCTTTACAGCCTTTCTTTCACtgtgattatttgtttcttgacaTCAGTGGCTCAACTGGGGTTATGTTTTCTtcgaacttaaaaaatatatatgaacagtTATAATTTTACCCATagcattttgtcatattttccattctcttgcttttcctttgctattttgttacttttttgtgTGCAAAGAGTCATAGAAACATGACattcacatacataaaatataaaaatatgcatctCATCACTAACACCCTCAATTTCTTCaacagataaattttttaaaagtttatagtttatttatttattggggtccctgggtagctcagttggttaagtgtctgacttcggctcaagcca
This genomic interval from Prionailurus viverrinus isolate Anna chromosome F1, UM_Priviv_1.0, whole genome shotgun sequence contains the following:
- the NENF gene encoding neudesin isoform X1 → MAGPAPGRRLRLRPLAALALLLALAPGLPAARAGQAPRPAERGPPVRLFTEEELARYGGEEEDQPIYMAVKGVVFDVTSGKEFYGRGAPYNALTGKDSTRGVAKMSLDPADLTHDTVSQCLGSPLPVAVCTRHPQSLPDLLWSLTPTRQAAQGMNRTGLTAEELKSLDDVFTTVYKAKYPIVGYTARRILNEDGSPNLDFKPEDQPHFDIKDEF
- the NENF gene encoding neudesin isoform X3, which codes for MAGPAPGRRLRLRPLAALALLLALAPGLPAARAGQAPRPAERGPPVRLFTEEELARYGGEEEDQPIYMAVKGVVFDVTSGKEFYGRGAPYNALTGKDSTRGVAKMSLDPADLTHDTVSQTGLTAEELKSLDDVFTTVYKAKYPIVGYTARRILNEDGSPNLDFKPEDQPHFDIKDEF
- the NENF gene encoding neudesin isoform X4, giving the protein MAGPAPGRRLRLRPLAALALLLALAPGLPAARAGQAPRPAERGPPVRLFTEEELARYGGEEEDQPIYMAVKGVVFDVTSGKEFYGRGAPYNALTGKDSTRGVAKMSLDPADLTHDTTGLTAEELKSLDDVFTTVYKAKYPIVGYTARRILNEDGSPNLDFKPEDQPHFDIKDEF
- the NENF gene encoding neudesin isoform X2, producing the protein MAGPAPGRRLRLRPLAALALLLALAPGLPAARAGQAPRPAERGPPVRLFTEEELARYGGEEEDQPIYMAVKGVVFDVTSGKEFYGRGAPYNALTGKDSTRGVAKMSLDPADLTHDTCLGSPLPVAVCTRHPQSLPDLLWSLTPTRQAAQGMNRTGLTAEELKSLDDVFTTVYKAKYPIVGYTARRILNEDGSPNLDFKPEDQPHFDIKDEF